A stretch of the Thermococcus sp. genome encodes the following:
- a CDS encoding sugar phosphate isomerase/epimerase — MEIGVTVYPHFIAKDKTLASVLADIKIKNYDFVSIFPHTLGLIKNGIVVEKKLRNVETTLKGVGIDYIVRMPTSVNLRDNIYYTRHFRVAKAVADVAIKLGARVIVMQSGRTGRLDLEIEAIQQLADMVGPFGMKIALENTFSVKDTLYVVDNVDRGNVGFALDVAHAFLSAQGNDEKLLEDVKLGTDKTIILMIHDNFGKLFPQVEPEDALAYGVGDLHLLPGEGRIPFGKVLRLFGDVPILLKVKNPEKFAKIPTKTGLIELLTSL, encoded by the coding sequence ATGGAGATAGGGGTTACGGTTTACCCACACTTCATCGCTAAGGACAAAACGCTGGCCTCTGTACTGGCGGACATAAAGATAAAGAACTACGACTTCGTCTCTATATTCCCCCACACCCTCGGCCTGATAAAGAACGGCATCGTTGTTGAGAAGAAGCTGAGGAACGTTGAGACAACCCTCAAGGGAGTTGGAATCGACTACATCGTTAGGATGCCTACCTCCGTCAACCTGCGCGATAACATCTACTACACGAGGCACTTCCGCGTTGCGAAGGCAGTTGCGGACGTTGCCATAAAGCTCGGTGCCAGAGTGATAGTCATGCAGAGCGGTAGAACCGGCAGGCTGGACCTTGAGATAGAGGCCATCCAGCAGCTCGCCGACATGGTTGGCCCATTCGGAATGAAGATAGCCCTTGAGAACACCTTCAGCGTCAAGGATACGCTTTACGTCGTCGACAACGTTGACAGGGGCAACGTTGGCTTCGCCCTTGATGTGGCCCATGCCTTTCTCAGCGCCCAGGGCAACGACGAAAAGCTTCTTGAAGATGTGAAGCTCGGAACCGACAAGACGATAATACTGATGATACACGACAACTTCGGAAAGCTCTTCCCGCAGGTTGAGCCTGAGGATGCCCTAGCCTACGGCGTTGGCGACCTCCACCTCCTTCCGGGGGAGGGTAGGATACCCTTTGGAAAGGTCCTCAGACTCTTCGGGGACGTGCCGATACTGCTCAAGGTCAAGAATCCCGAGAAGTTCGCCAAGATACCGACAAAGACCGGCCTGATAGAACTGCTGACGAGCCTATAG
- a CDS encoding ribonuclease III family protein, whose protein sequence is MQYSRDFTDRGLAKLGDSLVNFTFSLALSEYLGKPTGERVPNASLAIALELAGLRSIIPPRTDKHGKGDVAEALFAYSWLEGRITVEEAAEILRNNFTEDVTHFSRKKEAVGKAFTEVYRVIKERLEL, encoded by the coding sequence TTGCAGTACAGCAGGGACTTCACCGACAGGGGGCTTGCCAAGCTCGGCGATTCCCTCGTCAACTTCACATTTTCCCTCGCTTTAAGTGAGTATCTGGGAAAACCAACCGGAGAGAGGGTTCCCAACGCGTCCCTAGCCATCGCCCTTGAGCTGGCGGGACTCAGATCCATTATCCCTCCAAGGACGGACAAGCATGGAAAGGGGGACGTAGCGGAGGCCCTCTTCGCATACTCGTGGCTTGAGGGAAGGATAACCGTTGAGGAAGCCGCTGAAATCCTAAGGAATAACTTCACGGAGGATGTCACTCACTTCTCAAGGAAAAAAGAGGCCGTTGGAAAGGCCTTCACGGAAGTCTACCGTGTGATAAAAGAGAGACTGGAGCTATAG
- a CDS encoding AI-2E family transporter, translated as MELEAAIWLSISLIILYLVWETISPIISPIIIALTLAYILYPLHERLSSMIGNRISAFTLTGVLTIITFLFIIGYALWINDVKQSLAYYINAFFQWLLGFHLPMAIYDLIQRLAKDIPKRFEGYVLGYTYSLPKLSFQAVVMLFAFYGALVNARGLSEEVHSLIPQGNRELALKLMGSTEKTLHSILRGWLAFSILKGTAIAVGFYAFSVSSAGGAIAVGIFTVIFELLPVIGGWMIWLAGAVYLFTSGHALVALAFSAYSAVFVSPVPDYLLRSKMGERETGINSFISLVGIFGGYLAFGIVGIILGPVALSLLGTLLEEWKKTKELKARTSS; from the coding sequence ATGGAGCTTGAAGCGGCTATCTGGCTTTCCATTTCCCTCATCATACTCTACCTTGTCTGGGAGACGATAAGTCCAATAATCTCCCCCATAATCATAGCTTTAACCCTCGCCTATATCCTCTACCCTCTCCACGAAAGGCTCTCCTCAATGATTGGAAACAGAATCTCAGCCTTTACCCTCACCGGTGTTTTAACCATCATCACGTTCCTTTTCATAATAGGCTACGCCCTCTGGATAAACGACGTCAAGCAGTCCCTAGCTTACTACATCAACGCCTTCTTCCAGTGGCTCCTCGGGTTTCACCTCCCCATGGCAATCTATGACCTGATCCAGCGCCTCGCGAAGGACATCCCAAAGAGGTTTGAGGGGTACGTCCTTGGCTACACCTACTCACTTCCCAAGCTCTCCTTCCAAGCCGTCGTCATGCTCTTCGCCTTCTACGGCGCCCTTGTTAATGCAAGGGGGCTCAGCGAGGAAGTTCACTCGCTCATTCCGCAGGGGAACCGCGAGCTGGCCCTAAAGCTCATGGGGAGCACGGAGAAAACACTTCATAGTATCCTACGCGGCTGGCTCGCCTTCAGCATCCTCAAGGGAACGGCCATTGCCGTCGGCTTCTACGCGTTCTCCGTATCCTCTGCTGGGGGGGCCATAGCGGTGGGCATCTTTACGGTCATCTTTGAACTCCTGCCCGTTATCGGCGGCTGGATGATATGGCTCGCCGGAGCGGTTTATCTGTTCACCTCCGGCCATGCCTTGGTGGCTTTGGCCTTCTCCGCCTACAGTGCAGTTTTCGTATCGCCGGTTCCGGACTACCTGCTCCGTTCAAAGATGGGTGAAAGAGAAACCGGTATCAACTCCTTCATAAGCCTCGTGGGGATCTTCGGCGGTTACCTTGCCTTCGGCATAGTCGGGATAATCCTCGGTCCTGTCGCGCTCTCCCTCCTCGGAACCCTTCTAGAAGAATGGAAGAAAACGAAGGAGCTTAAGGCCAGAACCTCCTCATGA
- a CDS encoding UbiD family decarboxylase produces MLREILERFDDTVVIEKPVSKELEVTRYLLRYHDRPVLFEDVDGWSVAGNIWSTRERIAGYLNLSVMELMPFIADTMGNPSPCKTVGDAPFLQNSTEDFSLLELPVPKYYPRDGGQYFTSAMVVAKDENGFVNASFHRIMVRDEKAASIRLVPRHLYSMWKDKAEHGEELDVRIIVGNPVHLLLAGATSTVYGISELEIASRMSERAFGRPLEVVDLHGIPVPVQTEFVFEAGLMPELVDEGPFVDITGTYDYVRKQPLVVFERMYHVDEPVFHALLPGGYEHFMLMGLPKEPQIYASVKRVVPKVHGVRLTEGGAMWLHAVVSITKQHEGDGKNAILAAFAGHPSLKHVVVVDEDINIYDDRDVEWAIATRFQADKDLVVVPNARGSSLDPSATKSLTAKWGIDATKPLDRREEFERAEV; encoded by the coding sequence ATGCTGAGGGAGATACTGGAGCGCTTTGACGACACCGTTGTGATTGAAAAGCCGGTGAGTAAGGAGCTTGAGGTCACCCGTTACCTCCTCAGATACCATGACAGGCCCGTCCTATTCGAGGACGTGGATGGCTGGAGCGTTGCCGGCAACATCTGGAGCACCCGTGAGAGAATAGCGGGCTACCTCAACCTCTCCGTTATGGAGTTGATGCCCTTCATAGCCGACACTATGGGGAACCCCTCTCCATGCAAAACGGTTGGTGATGCCCCGTTCCTCCAGAACTCGACGGAGGATTTCTCCCTTTTGGAGCTTCCGGTTCCCAAGTACTATCCTAGGGACGGCGGCCAGTACTTCACCTCGGCGATGGTCGTAGCGAAGGACGAGAACGGCTTCGTTAACGCCTCCTTCCATAGGATAATGGTGCGTGACGAGAAGGCTGCCTCAATAAGGCTCGTCCCGAGGCACCTCTACTCAATGTGGAAGGACAAAGCCGAGCACGGGGAAGAGCTTGACGTTAGGATCATCGTCGGAAACCCCGTTCATCTACTCTTAGCTGGAGCGACGAGCACCGTCTACGGGATCAGCGAGCTTGAAATAGCCAGCAGGATGAGTGAGAGGGCCTTTGGAAGGCCCCTTGAGGTGGTAGACCTCCATGGTATCCCTGTCCCGGTTCAGACAGAGTTCGTCTTCGAGGCTGGGCTAATGCCGGAGCTAGTTGACGAGGGGCCGTTCGTGGATATAACCGGCACCTACGACTACGTGAGAAAGCAGCCGCTGGTCGTCTTTGAGAGGATGTACCACGTCGATGAACCGGTTTTCCATGCCCTTCTTCCCGGCGGCTACGAGCACTTCATGCTAATGGGCCTTCCGAAAGAGCCGCAGATATACGCGAGCGTGAAGCGTGTCGTGCCAAAGGTCCACGGCGTTCGCTTAACGGAAGGCGGGGCGATGTGGCTTCACGCCGTAGTTTCAATAACCAAACAGCACGAGGGAGATGGTAAAAACGCGATTTTGGCGGCCTTCGCCGGCCATCCAAGCCTCAAGCACGTCGTTGTTGTTGACGAGGACATCAACATCTACGACGACCGTGATGTGGAGTGGGCAATAGCCACGCGCTTTCAGGCTGATAAGGACTTAGTGGTGGTTCCGAACGCGAGGGGAAGCTCCCTCGACCCCTCTGCAACCAAGAGCTTAACCGCCAAGTGGGGCATCGACGCGACCAAACCGCTCGACAGAAGGGAGGAGTTTGAGAGGGCCGAGGTTTAG
- the folP gene encoding dihydropteroate synthase produces the protein MKFAGVDLSEPRIMGVINVSPESFYKGSVRNDEEKLVKTAVRMVEEGAAFIDIGAKSTAPYLETQISVEEEIRRAIWAVKAVREEVDVPISIDTTSARVAEEALKAGADIINDVTGLKGDSDMAKVASEHGVPVVACAHGEVGDFSDPVHTVIDFLEDSLTIARENGIEEVAVDPAIGFLRPDWPPWYEWDAKILANLNALKILGRPILIGVSRKSFIGAITGRKDPAERLAGSLSATGIAVFNGAHIIRTHDVRETADAVKMATFMRRFWP, from the coding sequence ATGAAGTTCGCCGGAGTTGACTTGAGTGAACCGAGGATAATGGGCGTCATCAACGTCTCGCCCGAGAGCTTCTACAAGGGGAGCGTCAGGAACGATGAGGAAAAGCTTGTGAAGACGGCAGTTAGGATGGTTGAGGAGGGAGCGGCCTTCATCGACATCGGGGCAAAGTCAACGGCTCCCTACTTAGAGACTCAGATTTCTGTCGAGGAGGAGATAAGAAGAGCGATCTGGGCCGTGAAGGCCGTACGAGAGGAGGTAGACGTTCCAATAAGTATAGACACGACGAGCGCAAGGGTTGCGGAGGAGGCCCTCAAAGCAGGTGCGGACATCATCAACGATGTGACCGGCCTGAAGGGGGATTCAGACATGGCCAAAGTGGCCTCCGAGCACGGAGTACCGGTGGTAGCCTGCGCCCACGGTGAAGTTGGGGACTTCAGTGACCCGGTTCACACGGTTATCGATTTTCTCGAGGATAGTCTGACCATTGCAAGGGAGAATGGGATTGAAGAAGTTGCCGTTGACCCGGCCATCGGTTTTCTCCGCCCGGATTGGCCGCCCTGGTACGAGTGGGACGCCAAGATATTAGCGAACCTCAACGCCCTCAAAATCCTCGGGAGACCGATACTCATAGGAGTCTCGCGGAAGTCCTTTATCGGAGCGATAACGGGTAGAAAAGACCCTGCCGAACGGTTGGCGGGGAGCCTCTCTGCTACGGGCATAGCGGTATTCAACGGGGCGCACATCATCAGAACCCACGACGTTAGGGAAACGGCCGATGCCGTGAAGATGGCCACATTCATGAGGAGGTTCTGGCCTTAA
- a CDS encoding DNA-directed RNA polymerase subunit L — protein sequence MKIEVIKREENVLEFYLEGEDHTFANLLNEVLHENEHITFAGYTIEHPVLMARKPKFRVVTDGKITPEKALEEAAQKVFDRSRAVLEAWKAALSE from the coding sequence ATGAAGATCGAGGTCATCAAGCGTGAGGAAAACGTCCTTGAGTTCTACCTTGAGGGTGAGGACCACACCTTCGCCAACCTGCTCAACGAGGTGCTCCACGAGAACGAGCACATTACCTTTGCGGGCTACACCATTGAACACCCGGTTCTTATGGCCAGAAAGCCGAAGTTCCGCGTCGTCACCGATGGCAAGATAACACCGGAGAAGGCTCTGGAGGAGGCGGCCCAGAAGGTATTCGACAGGTCCAGGGCCGTTCTCGAAGCGTGGAAGGCTGCGCTGAGCGAGTGA
- a CDS encoding DUF2067 family protein, whose translation MARAKRVITIHVRDDREKEEFMRELQRLNLSAFIYVHGKLNDLKINVQGTKDEIRETIRRVREIHNKVSAKLYPDRRGLYRYTVDDLLREASASVSTPILVKTLKLLGETVETSEGELVTSLPWEELVEVAGKLGEALSKISLNTTRQIREVVLPVAVAFNLDPEEVTNILIDLGAAEWKEDKFKYELVKNKEQAMEILLNHLKGEENEDRGHQA comes from the coding sequence ATGGCGAGGGCTAAGAGGGTCATAACGATCCACGTCCGTGACGACAGGGAGAAGGAGGAGTTCATGCGGGAACTCCAAAGGCTGAATTTATCCGCCTTCATCTACGTTCACGGCAAGCTCAACGACCTCAAGATAAACGTCCAGGGAACGAAGGACGAGATACGCGAGACGATACGAAGAGTAAGGGAGATACACAACAAGGTGAGTGCAAAGCTCTATCCGGACAGGCGGGGGCTCTATCGCTACACGGTGGACGACCTCCTGAGAGAGGCTAGCGCGAGCGTTTCGACGCCGATACTGGTCAAAACCCTCAAACTGCTAGGGGAAACAGTGGAAACCAGCGAGGGAGAGCTTGTAACGTCCCTTCCATGGGAAGAGCTTGTAGAAGTAGCAGGAAAACTTGGGGAAGCACTCTCCAAAATCTCGCTCAACACCACGAGGCAGATAAGGGAGGTCGTTCTCCCGGTTGCTGTTGCTTTCAATCTCGACCCGGAGGAGGTAACAAATATTCTCATTGACCTTGGCGCGGCCGAATGGAAAGAGGATAAGTTTAAATACGAACTGGTGAAGAACAAGGAGCAGGCCATGGAAATCCTGCTTAATCACTTAAAGGGTGAGGAAAATGAAGATCGAGGTCATCAAGCGTGA
- a CDS encoding N-glycosylase/DNA lyase yields MTLDRFIKVKYKENAEKVEVLVGHLRELGIYCARTIEERVDLQFDALRNLHSNLNDDELFIKLVLANSIVSYQLSGKGEDWWWEFSRYFSVNPPEGSIIEAYASFLPASQTNRRLVPGKLKRLERLQPFLSELDLRALKGYYFNGMEGLRNELSRVLGSKRNAKTIVFAVKMFGYAGRLAFGEFVPYPMSIEIPDDVRINAYTKRFTNEPPVSFWSRIAVETGIPPLHIDSILWPVLGGKGEIIRRLRKRCDKAPLVLKLAAL; encoded by the coding sequence ATGACCCTCGACCGTTTCATCAAGGTCAAATACAAGGAGAACGCGGAGAAGGTTGAAGTGCTCGTAGGCCACCTGCGAGAACTGGGCATATACTGTGCCCGGACTATAGAGGAGCGCGTTGATCTCCAGTTCGACGCCCTCAGAAACCTCCACAGCAACCTCAACGACGACGAACTCTTCATCAAGCTCGTGCTGGCCAACTCTATAGTGAGCTATCAGCTGAGCGGGAAAGGAGAAGACTGGTGGTGGGAGTTCTCGCGCTATTTTTCGGTCAATCCCCCCGAAGGAAGCATCATTGAGGCATATGCCAGTTTTCTCCCCGCTTCACAAACTAACAGGCGCCTCGTTCCAGGAAAGCTCAAACGGCTTGAGAGGCTTCAGCCGTTCCTCAGCGAGCTTGACCTAAGGGCGCTGAAGGGCTACTACTTCAACGGGATGGAGGGACTGAGAAATGAACTTTCCAGGGTTCTCGGTTCAAAGAGGAACGCCAAGACCATAGTCTTTGCCGTCAAGATGTTCGGCTACGCAGGCAGGCTCGCCTTCGGCGAATTCGTGCCCTACCCAATGTCTATCGAAATCCCGGACGACGTGAGGATAAACGCCTACACAAAGCGCTTCACGAATGAACCTCCCGTGAGCTTCTGGAGCAGAATCGCCGTTGAAACCGGAATCCCGCCGCTTCATATAGATTCAATTCTCTGGCCCGTCCTCGGCGGAAAGGGGGAGATCATACGGCGCCTGCGCAAAAGATGCGATAAAGCGCCCCTAGTTCTTAAACTGGCGGCCCTCTGA
- a CDS encoding ABC transporter ATP-binding protein, producing MLVVEDLVKVYGDVRALDGLSLEVKEGQIYGFLGPNGAGKSTTLLSTLGLVYPNSGRISLLGREVFHNGKFNKGALLEAKSRIGYMPEHATLWDFLTPYQTLEILADSFDIPRTERKERIRELLETVNLWEVKDKKAGKFSKGMRQRLLLAQALINDPELLILDEPMSGLDPKGIAEFKEIIKEQRKAGKTVFFSSHILAHVEEVCDTVGVIVRGKLRVEGNINDIRENFLRKAGYLILLETTKPVSFEGVDWEVERVSPTKYGIKAPSDIREDVNDLVWRQGAKILQLMVRVPSLEEVFLSLVKEEG from the coding sequence ATGCTCGTGGTAGAAGATTTGGTCAAGGTCTACGGTGACGTCCGCGCCCTCGACGGGTTGAGCCTCGAGGTGAAGGAGGGGCAGATCTACGGCTTCCTCGGACCAAACGGGGCTGGGAAAAGCACGACCCTATTGAGCACCCTTGGATTGGTATATCCCAACTCCGGGAGGATAAGTCTCCTCGGAAGGGAGGTCTTCCATAACGGCAAGTTCAACAAGGGGGCGCTCCTAGAGGCGAAATCCAGAATTGGCTACATGCCGGAGCACGCAACCCTCTGGGACTTCCTGACGCCGTACCAGACCCTCGAGATCTTGGCGGACTCCTTTGATATTCCACGGACGGAGAGGAAGGAGAGGATAAGGGAACTCCTAGAGACCGTGAACCTCTGGGAGGTGAAGGACAAGAAGGCAGGCAAGTTTTCGAAGGGCATGAGGCAGAGGCTCCTGCTCGCTCAAGCTTTGATAAATGACCCAGAACTCCTCATTCTGGACGAGCCGATGAGTGGTTTGGATCCCAAGGGCATCGCTGAATTCAAGGAGATCATAAAAGAGCAGAGAAAGGCCGGAAAGACGGTCTTCTTCTCAAGTCATATCTTGGCCCATGTCGAAGAAGTCTGTGACACGGTCGGCGTCATCGTTAGGGGCAAACTCCGCGTCGAAGGGAACATAAACGACATCAGAGAGAACTTCCTGAGGAAAGCCGGCTATCTCATACTCCTTGAGACGACGAAGCCGGTGAGCTTTGAGGGCGTTGACTGGGAGGTCGAACGGGTTTCGCCGACGAAGTACGGGATAAAAGCGCCCAGCGACATAAGGGAAGACGTGAACGACCTCGTTTGGAGGCAGGGGGCTAAGATACTCCAGCTCATGGTTCGCGTACCTAGCCTTGAGGAGGTCTTCTTGAGCTTAGTGAAGGAGGAGGGCTAA
- a CDS encoding beta-ribofuranosylaminobenzene 5'-phosphate synthase family protein has product MIILTPRRLHLGLIDPSAVLGRRFGSLGVALENGYEVEVLESDSKEIAAEGEDRKTIEAALRRMNSAYGTGMNYRVEVKRAIPRHIGLGSTTQLSLAVGLGVVRLRNLNLSVEELAKTLGRGRNGGAGVYSFAYGGFVIDGGVKGDFPPLIFHEDFPGEWAFLLILPELKPGLDEEEENPVMAGVPGKPEAAMEISHRILLGLLPALKDGDIKAFGEHLTAIQRLVGKHFEDYQGGEFREDVKLILDFLIEKTYGAGQSSWGPTVYGLIRKGEFQRLSEEAHDFLKEQGFRAKVELGLPRNAGAEVIGQNTFLNRLIRNVAGGRE; this is encoded by the coding sequence ATGATAATCCTCACTCCAAGGAGGCTTCACCTTGGTCTCATCGACCCTTCAGCGGTTCTTGGAAGGCGCTTCGGGAGCCTCGGCGTGGCCCTTGAAAACGGCTACGAGGTTGAGGTTCTTGAGTCAGACTCGAAGGAGATAGCGGCCGAGGGTGAAGACAGGAAGACGATAGAGGCCGCTCTCAGGAGGATGAACTCCGCCTACGGAACTGGGATGAACTACCGTGTGGAGGTTAAAAGGGCCATTCCGAGGCATATAGGTCTCGGCTCGACAACCCAGCTAAGTCTCGCGGTGGGTCTCGGGGTGGTGAGGCTCAGAAACCTCAACCTTTCTGTGGAAGAGCTTGCAAAAACCCTTGGCAGGGGCAGAAACGGCGGGGCCGGCGTTTATTCCTTCGCTTACGGCGGCTTCGTCATAGACGGCGGAGTAAAGGGTGACTTTCCACCGCTGATATTCCACGAGGACTTTCCTGGGGAGTGGGCTTTCCTACTGATACTCCCGGAGCTTAAGCCCGGCCTTGACGAGGAGGAGGAAAATCCGGTGATGGCAGGGGTTCCAGGAAAACCAGAGGCCGCGATGGAGATAAGCCACAGAATCCTGCTCGGCCTGCTCCCGGCGCTCAAAGATGGGGACATCAAAGCCTTCGGGGAGCACCTCACGGCGATCCAACGCCTCGTGGGGAAGCACTTCGAGGACTACCAGGGCGGCGAGTTCCGGGAGGATGTGAAGCTCATCCTTGATTTCCTGATCGAGAAAACCTACGGAGCAGGGCAGAGCAGCTGGGGTCCGACGGTCTATGGCCTCATACGAAAGGGAGAGTTCCAGCGGCTTTCCGAGGAGGCACACGACTTCCTGAAAGAACAAGGATTTAGGGCCAAGGTTGAGCTTGGGCTTCCGAGGAACGCCGGGGCCGAGGTGATAGGGCAGAACACCTTTTTAAACCGACTGATAAGAAATGTGGCCGGGGGAAGAGAATGA
- a CDS encoding ABC transporter permease subunit: MWWGFKLELKKGMHTKKLWAVLLIMLLFYMPVVYVLKQGMKGGGEMSGEAAMSLMIQFITGMSMFFLGIVAIVMGATAVNKGIEEGTIRVVLSKKISRLSYILGKFSGQGVVFFAAVLLAVLVALAGLAYVGVSLTGKVFGDVFLLNIVLFMVMVEFLALGYVLSTFLKSSGSALGVALVVFFIIYLVLPIFVQYEVYTHAPGGISDQGLRDMKADYYTKYLFYSPTAQAEVITSYVSDYKVVQKTVNTPQGTKTYATNLPIYRGVGYAIKERWINFLLLIIMSLAYLAVAVVRFVRMDLR; this comes from the coding sequence GTGTGGTGGGGGTTTAAACTCGAGCTTAAGAAGGGGATGCACACCAAAAAGCTCTGGGCAGTGCTCCTCATCATGCTCCTGTTCTACATGCCGGTCGTTTACGTTCTCAAGCAGGGAATGAAGGGCGGCGGCGAAATGAGCGGCGAAGCGGCAATGTCGTTAATGATACAGTTCATCACGGGAATGTCCATGTTCTTCCTTGGGATAGTGGCCATCGTTATGGGTGCCACCGCGGTCAACAAGGGGATAGAAGAGGGAACCATACGCGTCGTCCTGAGCAAGAAGATAAGCAGGCTGAGCTACATCCTCGGAAAGTTTTCGGGCCAAGGTGTCGTGTTCTTTGCCGCGGTCCTACTGGCGGTCCTCGTTGCCCTGGCCGGACTGGCATACGTGGGTGTTAGCCTGACGGGAAAGGTGTTTGGTGACGTCTTCCTTCTGAACATCGTGCTCTTCATGGTGATGGTCGAGTTCCTTGCCCTCGGCTACGTCCTCTCGACGTTCCTAAAGTCCTCGGGTTCGGCCCTTGGCGTTGCCCTTGTTGTGTTCTTCATCATCTATCTCGTCCTCCCCATCTTCGTCCAGTATGAGGTGTACACCCACGCTCCGGGGGGCATCTCAGACCAGGGGCTACGCGACATGAAGGCGGACTACTACACCAAATACCTGTTCTACTCCCCGACTGCCCAGGCCGAGGTCATAACCTCCTACGTCTCGGACTACAAGGTTGTTCAGAAGACCGTGAATACGCCGCAAGGCACGAAGACCTATGCAACAAACCTCCCTATATACCGGGGAGTTGGCTACGCGATAAAGGAGCGTTGGATTAACTTCCTGCTCCTCATCATCATGTCGCTAGCGTACCTTGCAGTGGCAGTCGTCCGCTTTGTCAGGATGGATTTGAGGTGA
- a CDS encoding PH1570 family protein, translated as MLCEEKLKVFENGFEDGKFNLRIEFYGRDARRLLLAIIRELYLPDYGEDYVYPFECAKDLWGIPMEAGEIEAEDFRPSSVKFTNRSVLNRLENALEGIDAPEEIKEAIDLNKVEIHKLRKDLLALGKNFILLEKGYLLIFNKPSARGLILKYLGMLDGA; from the coding sequence TTGCTCTGCGAGGAGAAGCTGAAGGTATTTGAGAACGGCTTTGAGGACGGAAAGTTCAACCTCAGGATTGAGTTCTACGGCAGGGATGCCAGAAGGCTTCTCCTTGCAATCATAAGGGAGCTTTACCTTCCGGACTACGGAGAGGACTACGTTTACCCCTTCGAGTGCGCCAAGGACTTATGGGGAATCCCGATGGAAGCGGGGGAGATTGAGGCGGAGGATTTCAGGCCGAGCTCAGTAAAGTTCACCAACAGGAGCGTTTTGAACCGGCTTGAAAATGCCCTTGAAGGGATAGACGCTCCAGAGGAGATCAAAGAGGCCATAGACCTAAACAAAGTCGAGATTCACAAACTCCGGAAAGATTTATTGGCCCTCGGGAAGAATTTCATCCTCCTTGAGAAAGGCTACCTCCTCATCTTCAACAAACCTTCGGCGAGGGGGCTTATACTAAAGTACCTGGGGATGCTTGATGGAGCTTGA
- the sppA gene encoding signal peptide peptidase SppA, giving the protein MKADIWKYVSAVLILLLAVSSAAVVLLYEQNSELKSYSPTNSTNISPVVVETSLNSTCNDTAYRLQIEELQSQIRFLQAQLRTKNAPKGNTTIAIVPIFGLIDDSTALHVIPLLRSIAENDSIGGVVLWIESPGGYVGAVREIYSTVRKLDMIKPVVAYTGGMAASGGYYIAVAADKIVADPLAQVGSIGVIYVHYDLQKNYEMNGIKVDVFKTGPYKDMGAEWRGLTAQERKIIANQVNTYFQAFLRAVSIGRNMPLNETKEYATGRTWFAINVTGSLVDETGSIDDAVDLLSKMLNVTNPRVVVYNGGPPSNFGIFGSTALLLDPRYVNAYIRG; this is encoded by the coding sequence ATGAAAGCGGACATATGGAAGTACGTATCCGCGGTTCTGATACTCCTGTTGGCGGTATCTAGTGCGGCCGTGGTTTTGCTCTATGAGCAGAACTCCGAGCTCAAATCCTACTCCCCCACGAACTCAACCAACATATCCCCCGTCGTTGTTGAGACATCCCTCAACTCAACCTGCAACGACACGGCTTACAGGCTCCAGATAGAGGAACTCCAAAGCCAAATACGCTTCCTCCAAGCACAGTTAAGGACAAAGAACGCCCCAAAGGGCAACACGACTATAGCGATAGTTCCGATTTTTGGACTCATAGACGATTCCACGGCACTCCACGTTATCCCCCTCCTTAGGAGCATTGCGGAGAATGATTCCATAGGCGGCGTCGTCCTCTGGATAGAGAGTCCCGGCGGCTACGTGGGTGCGGTCAGGGAGATATACTCAACCGTGAGAAAGCTTGATATGATAAAGCCGGTCGTTGCTTACACCGGTGGTATGGCCGCTTCGGGAGGGTATTACATAGCGGTTGCGGCGGATAAGATAGTTGCCGACCCATTGGCGCAGGTCGGAAGCATAGGGGTTATATATGTCCACTACGACCTCCAGAAGAACTACGAGATGAACGGCATAAAGGTCGACGTCTTCAAGACGGGCCCCTACAAGGACATGGGAGCGGAGTGGCGCGGCCTAACCGCGCAGGAGAGGAAGATAATAGCGAACCAAGTAAACACATACTTCCAGGCCTTCCTCAGGGCGGTCAGCATCGGAAGGAACATGCCCCTAAATGAGACGAAGGAATACGCCACCGGAAGGACATGGTTCGCCATCAACGTCACAGGAAGCCTCGTTGACGAGACCGGAAGCATCGATGATGCCGTTGATTTGCTCTCCAAGATGCTCAACGTCACGAACCCACGCGTTGTGGTCTACAACGGTGGCCCACCCTCTAACTTCGGGATATTTGGGAGCACCGCACTCCTCCTCGACCCGCGCTATGTAAACGCATACATAAGGGGGTGA